The Legionella sp. PATHC032 genome has a window encoding:
- the relA gene encoding GTP diphosphokinase, with product MVRVKDTTPLTPDGSIDVEMWLHHLGSKGYLDNLELVRNACTLSQLAGQDHATETGQTCLQQGLSMADLLADLEVDQETLAAAIIFENVHYADLSIDDVEEQLGHNIAKLVKGIEKMSAMNNFQALNKYPQNKNQIDNIRKMLLAMVDDVRVVLIKLAECLCILRTAGHLSETVRKQLATEAMEIYAPLANRLGIGAIKWEMEDLAFRYLHPEEYKAIAKGLKAKRLERDSFVNRIVEQLEHQIRATGARHFAVYGRSKHIHSIYKKMKRKNVSLDEIYDATAVRILLDTEAQCYEVLGMVHTLWKQIPAEFDDYIINPKSNGYQSLHTAVEGPEGRVFEVQIRTFHMHDLAEMGVAAHWKYKEGAVSQKESHERKIEWLRDVLAWHQEMAANKGIAENVTTEFLEDRVYVFTPDGDVLDLPHGVTPLDFAYHVHSNLGHRCRGAKVNGHIVPLTYQLKTGDRVEVLTGKEIKPSRDWINPHLNYLKTARAKAKVLHWFKMQDYEDNLRDGRELLEKELKSLGIKSDKLNEVLTALNYKKADDLYASLGRGDIKIGQIINRLAPPDTSEQNLQKFVRQQQKPEVTGSDLRIEGVGNLLTFMARCCQPVPGDEIVGYITIGRGVSVHRKDCPNIIHASEKQKRRFIQVNWGTATRENYVVNVLIKAFDRSELLKDVTSLLSNEKAHVYALQTHSNKHENMAYITLTVEIDGLNSLSRLLTKLEQIPNVLEARRQL from the coding sequence ATGGTAAGAGTAAAAGATACGACTCCGTTGACGCCGGATGGTAGTATTGACGTAGAGATGTGGTTACATCATCTCGGTTCAAAAGGATATTTGGATAATCTCGAGCTCGTAAGAAATGCCTGTACTTTAAGTCAATTGGCCGGTCAGGATCATGCTACTGAAACAGGACAAACCTGTTTACAACAAGGGTTATCAATGGCTGATTTGCTTGCTGACCTGGAAGTAGATCAGGAAACTCTGGCCGCAGCTATTATTTTTGAAAATGTTCATTATGCGGATTTATCCATTGACGATGTTGAGGAGCAATTGGGGCACAACATTGCCAAATTGGTCAAAGGCATAGAAAAAATGAGTGCCATGAACAATTTCCAGGCTTTAAACAAATACCCGCAAAACAAAAATCAAATTGATAATATTCGTAAAATGCTCCTTGCGATGGTTGATGATGTGCGAGTTGTTTTAATCAAACTGGCGGAGTGCTTATGTATTTTAAGAACGGCAGGGCATCTATCTGAAACGGTACGTAAGCAATTGGCAACCGAAGCCATGGAAATTTACGCACCTCTAGCTAACCGCTTGGGAATAGGGGCAATCAAATGGGAAATGGAAGACTTGGCTTTCCGGTATTTGCACCCAGAAGAATATAAGGCGATTGCCAAGGGATTGAAAGCTAAACGATTGGAAAGAGACAGCTTTGTCAATCGTATTGTCGAACAGCTTGAGCATCAGATTCGAGCAACAGGAGCTCGTCACTTTGCCGTTTATGGCCGTTCAAAACATATCCATAGTATTTATAAAAAGATGAAGCGCAAAAATGTATCATTAGACGAGATATATGATGCAACAGCTGTTCGTATTCTGTTAGATACCGAGGCACAATGTTATGAAGTGTTAGGCATGGTTCATACTTTGTGGAAGCAAATTCCAGCAGAGTTTGATGATTACATCATCAATCCAAAATCCAATGGTTATCAGTCTCTTCATACCGCAGTAGAGGGTCCAGAAGGAAGAGTTTTTGAAGTACAAATCAGAACTTTCCATATGCATGATTTGGCCGAGATGGGGGTGGCAGCCCATTGGAAATACAAAGAAGGTGCTGTATCACAAAAAGAAAGCCATGAGCGTAAAATAGAGTGGTTAAGAGACGTTTTGGCATGGCATCAGGAAATGGCAGCTAATAAGGGCATTGCAGAAAATGTCACAACTGAATTTCTTGAAGACAGAGTGTATGTCTTTACTCCCGATGGAGACGTATTGGATTTACCCCATGGAGTGACTCCTTTGGATTTCGCCTATCATGTTCATAGTAATTTGGGACATCGTTGCCGGGGTGCCAAAGTTAATGGCCATATTGTGCCTTTGACTTATCAATTAAAAACGGGAGACCGGGTTGAAGTATTGACTGGAAAAGAAATCAAACCATCAAGGGATTGGATTAATCCTCATCTGAATTATTTAAAGACTGCAAGAGCCAAGGCTAAAGTGTTGCATTGGTTTAAAATGCAAGATTATGAAGATAATCTGAGAGATGGTCGTGAGCTACTGGAGAAGGAATTAAAATCTTTAGGTATTAAATCGGATAAACTGAATGAAGTTCTTACGGCATTGAATTATAAAAAAGCGGATGATCTTTATGCCAGTTTAGGGCGCGGTGATATTAAAATAGGACAGATTATTAATCGATTGGCACCGCCAGATACTTCAGAGCAGAATTTACAGAAATTTGTAAGACAACAGCAAAAACCAGAAGTTACAGGCAGTGATCTTCGCATTGAAGGAGTTGGGAATTTATTAACATTTATGGCCAGATGCTGCCAACCTGTCCCTGGTGATGAAATAGTGGGATATATCACCATTGGAAGAGGGGTATCGGTTCATCGTAAAGATTGTCCTAATATTATTCATGCCAGTGAGAAACAAAAGCGTCGATTTATCCAGGTGAATTGGGGTACAGCAACACGAGAAAATTATGTCGTTAATGTTTTGATTAAAGCCTTTGATCGTTCGGAGTTGTTGAAGGATGTTACTTCTCTGCTTTCAAATGAAAAAGCGCATGTTTATGCTTTACAGACTCATAGCAATAAACATGAAAATATGGCTTATATCACTTTAACAGTTGAGATCGATGGCTTGAACAGTTTGTCGCGCTTATTAACTAAATTGGAGCAAATTCCTAATGTGCTGGAAGCAAGAAGGCAGTTATAG
- a CDS encoding phospholipase: MLKNITRALSLSLLITHNICANAASSVKTISQPTTIQFLEKFGAGFANLEHKNLGDRVQLHLPNHDSKTGIVKLTLPNGSKLSYGDIVMYGGDMFGNPAKPISNCSEKNRLACFQAQFDTLGTLGNKQDKRCSNPLNQITHLNQFFASLASELEKSKQNGTNDWDYYNQHDTAISKELNKLTCGGSIISGFIPFGNYIKLAEVNYDHFVPDSIVAYKTGHRFALKTALKAYEKKQQGLIDEANKLLELAYAQNAFANHYLTDSFSAGHMRTPRRAIGHDILLPSVLNLLIANLMHNEDNQHGLNVVNYEGISWLAYGDGYLYKPEAELQRMVILDAMQRSADSIHSTFMNGVTPEHYPEMDVFPDYSKIEQINDTAPLFKVENGILLKRVNNKDHYDHHWTKYWSGLVTLIEFQVNKN, encoded by the coding sequence ATGTTAAAGAATATCACACGAGCTTTGTCTTTGTCATTGTTAATAACCCATAACATCTGCGCCAATGCAGCGTCTTCTGTCAAAACAATATCTCAACCAACGACCATTCAATTTTTAGAAAAATTTGGTGCAGGCTTTGCCAATCTGGAACATAAAAATCTGGGGGATAGGGTTCAACTGCATTTGCCTAACCATGACAGCAAGACTGGTATTGTAAAACTGACATTACCCAACGGGAGTAAATTAAGTTATGGCGATATCGTGATGTACGGTGGTGATATGTTTGGAAATCCAGCGAAACCCATATCAAATTGCTCTGAGAAAAACAGGTTAGCATGTTTCCAAGCCCAGTTTGACACCCTTGGGACTTTAGGTAATAAACAAGACAAACGTTGCTCTAATCCTCTTAATCAAATAACTCATCTTAATCAATTCTTTGCCAGTCTGGCTAGCGAACTCGAAAAATCAAAACAAAACGGAACAAACGATTGGGATTATTATAATCAGCACGACACAGCTATTAGCAAGGAATTAAACAAACTGACCTGTGGCGGCAGTATAATCAGTGGTTTTATACCCTTTGGCAATTATATTAAATTAGCCGAAGTCAACTATGATCACTTTGTTCCTGATTCAATTGTAGCTTATAAAACAGGTCATAGATTTGCTTTGAAAACAGCTTTAAAAGCTTATGAGAAAAAGCAGCAGGGACTTATCGATGAGGCTAACAAACTCCTTGAATTAGCTTATGCTCAAAACGCTTTTGCTAATCATTACTTAACTGATTCTTTTTCTGCAGGGCATATGCGCACTCCAAGACGAGCCATAGGACATGATATTTTACTGCCTTCTGTTTTAAATCTTCTTATTGCCAATTTGATGCATAATGAAGACAATCAACATGGGTTAAATGTAGTGAATTATGAAGGAATAAGTTGGCTTGCCTATGGAGATGGCTATTTATACAAACCTGAAGCTGAATTACAAAGAATGGTCATTCTGGATGCCATGCAACGTTCCGCAGATAGCATCCATAGTACTTTTATGAATGGAGTAACTCCTGAACACTACCCAGAGATGGATGTGTTTCCCGACTACTCTAAAATTGAACAAATAAATGATACAGCTCCATTATTCAAAGTTGAAAATGGTATTTTGCTGAAGCGTGTTAACAACAAAGACCACTATGATCATCATTGGACAAAATACTGGAGCGGGCTTGTAACTCTAATAGAGTTTCAGGTTAATAAAAATTAA
- a CDS encoding 2OG-Fe(II) oxygenase family protein: MKNNKPVITVDLNDPVKCLENLEKAFQTGTFILKNSPVNFRRLERVLSNLDTFYNLDFKTKIDISGQISGGGATRGYFPLGVESGLVDVFEKKESYSFGWPDNEIPDSDASNLSLVAPNIYPDHGYINPDDINGLIKDFANTAKKLSRLIEIILFNGKTVLPIDESSDFQSLLRSFRYYKKTEFDPPNTGANSLHTDWNLITLVYADADGYQYRDNEGNFQNIIPETDDCLIVNFGDFLSAWTGGKIISPWHQVVEAKKKDVRNSLVFFYYPAASSSAVKNPIYNQGEPLSLFVDQSDPLNRLWDFSKIRTMNEMYAEKWKQVSRR, from the coding sequence ATGAAAAATAATAAGCCTGTAATCACTGTTGATTTAAATGATCCGGTTAAGTGCTTGGAAAATCTTGAAAAGGCTTTCCAGACTGGTACTTTTATTCTAAAAAACTCGCCGGTGAATTTCAGAAGATTAGAGAGGGTTTTATCTAATCTGGATACATTTTACAATTTGGATTTTAAAACCAAAATAGATATTTCCGGACAAATTTCAGGTGGTGGTGCAACCAGAGGCTATTTTCCCCTGGGTGTAGAAAGTGGTCTTGTTGATGTATTTGAAAAAAAAGAATCTTATTCGTTTGGTTGGCCTGATAATGAAATCCCGGATTCAGATGCCTCAAATTTATCATTAGTCGCTCCCAATATCTATCCTGATCATGGTTATATCAACCCAGATGATATTAATGGATTGATAAAAGATTTTGCCAATACAGCAAAAAAATTATCCAGGTTAATTGAAATCATCCTCTTCAATGGAAAAACTGTTTTACCTATCGATGAATCTTCAGATTTTCAATCGTTGTTACGAAGCTTCAGGTATTACAAAAAGACAGAATTTGATCCTCCTAATACAGGAGCAAATTCGCTTCACACAGATTGGAACCTGATTACTTTGGTATATGCAGATGCGGATGGGTATCAATATAGAGATAATGAGGGCAACTTTCAAAACATAATCCCTGAAACGGATGATTGCCTTATAGTTAATTTTGGAGATTTTTTATCAGCTTGGACTGGTGGAAAAATTATTAGTCCTTGGCATCAGGTAGTTGAGGCAAAGAAAAAAGATGTAAGAAATTCTCTGGTCTTCTTCTATTATCCAGCAGCCTCTAGCTCAGCCGTTAAAAATCCTATATATAATCAAGGTGAACCTCTAAGTTTGTTTGTTGATCAGTCTGATCCTTTAAACAGGTTATGGGACTTTTCTAAAATAAGAACTATGAATGAAATGTATGCAGAAAAATGGAAACAAGTGAGTAGAAGATAG
- a CDS encoding alpha/beta fold hydrolase — MTSYEEKKIKIPGFTIALKIWNSENPNPVLCLHGKMDNAASFDLLAPLLPDRQLVAVDYPGTGLSSHYPEGVVPHWKNDAFLMCHLIKALGWQSFDIIAHSLGSFLATVLAIAQPKQVNKLVFLDILGPTVHFIENSMAYLPLNIEGYLISGKQPRTVFASRDAAIKDRMNIGNISYQAAQALVQRGTKQDKEGWVWTFDPRLRCISSTIPHEDEVRAMFRAIDVPVCLILANQGVSYPDSVFKGRSQAIKNLTVHRVKGGHHVHMDDPAAVAEIISQYLSSK; from the coding sequence TTGACATCTTACGAAGAAAAAAAGATTAAAATTCCAGGTTTTACTATTGCTCTTAAAATTTGGAATTCAGAAAACCCCAATCCAGTATTGTGTTTGCATGGTAAAATGGATAATGCGGCAAGTTTTGATTTGCTAGCGCCATTGTTACCTGACAGACAATTAGTTGCGGTGGATTATCCTGGAACAGGACTGTCAAGCCACTATCCTGAGGGTGTTGTTCCTCATTGGAAAAATGATGCTTTTCTCATGTGCCATCTTATCAAGGCATTGGGATGGCAGAGTTTTGATATTATTGCTCACTCATTAGGTTCTTTTTTAGCAACTGTTCTAGCCATTGCTCAACCTAAACAAGTCAATAAACTGGTATTTTTAGATATTTTAGGACCAACGGTTCATTTTATCGAGAACAGTATGGCTTATTTACCCCTAAATATCGAGGGCTATTTAATATCTGGGAAACAACCAAGAACTGTATTTGCAAGTCGGGATGCTGCGATAAAAGACCGTATGAATATTGGTAATATAAGCTATCAAGCAGCTCAAGCTTTAGTTCAAAGAGGCACAAAACAAGATAAAGAAGGTTGGGTTTGGACATTTGATCCCCGATTACGTTGTATTAGCTCGACTATTCCCCATGAAGATGAAGTTCGAGCTATGTTTCGTGCTATTGACGTGCCAGTTTGTCTTATTCTCGCCAACCAAGGTGTATCTTATCCCGACTCTGTTTTTAAAGGGCGTTCCCAAGCAATAAAAAATTTAACTGTCCATAGAGTAAAGGGAGGACATCATGTGCACATGGATGATCCTGCCGCTGTCGCAGAAATTATTTCTCAATATTTAAGTTCTAAATAA
- the rlmD gene encoding 23S rRNA (uracil(1939)-C(5))-methyltransferase RlmD, whose amino-acid sequence MRKVKPKLNLTPETAQIVNLSHDGKGIARINGKATFIQGALPGEVVEFQYTRVKKDFDEGKLLSIVEPSTLRVEPKCPHYQMCGGCSLQHMSAEEQIRFKQSHLLDLLSRYGHTEPQTVLSPLTSHHWNYRNKARLSTRFVEKKQTALIGFRERNNPRFITEINQCPILNSKIDADIVHLRKLIDTMEDKHCIAQIEVAAGDNEVALIFRNLSPLTEQDELNIREFAQQFQYKVFLQPGGADSVFCFYPSNTHDYLTYELPDYQITFQFHPNDFTQVNAELNRKMVTQAIQLMELKNSDIVLDLFCGLGNFSLPMAKHCSQVIGVEGNKNMVERAYMNAKSNHITNVDFYVANLDDVMEVRNLVNTSFSKVLIDPPRSGALEIAKQIDAIDPERIVYVSCNPITLARDTDILVNQKGYVLITAGVMDMFPHTAHVESIALFQKG is encoded by the coding sequence ATGAGAAAAGTTAAGCCAAAATTAAATCTTACTCCAGAAACCGCACAGATTGTCAATTTAAGCCATGATGGGAAGGGGATAGCACGAATTAATGGCAAGGCGACTTTTATTCAGGGAGCGTTACCCGGTGAAGTGGTTGAATTTCAGTATACACGGGTAAAAAAGGATTTTGATGAAGGTAAATTATTATCGATTGTTGAACCTTCAACTCTAAGAGTTGAACCAAAATGCCCTCATTATCAGATGTGCGGAGGTTGTTCTTTGCAACATATGAGTGCCGAGGAACAAATTCGTTTTAAACAATCCCATCTTTTGGACTTACTATCACGGTATGGCCACACTGAACCTCAAACAGTACTGTCGCCTTTAACAAGCCATCATTGGAATTATAGAAATAAAGCTCGTTTAAGTACCCGCTTTGTAGAAAAAAAACAAACCGCCCTGATTGGATTTAGAGAGAGGAATAACCCAAGGTTTATCACGGAGATAAATCAATGCCCCATTCTTAATTCAAAAATAGATGCTGATATTGTTCATTTGAGAAAATTAATCGATACAATGGAGGATAAGCATTGTATCGCACAAATTGAAGTGGCTGCAGGTGACAATGAAGTAGCACTGATTTTCCGAAATCTATCTCCATTAACAGAACAAGATGAGTTAAACATTCGGGAGTTTGCGCAACAATTCCAATACAAGGTATTCCTGCAGCCAGGTGGGGCTGATTCAGTTTTTTGTTTTTATCCTTCAAATACGCATGATTATTTGACTTATGAGCTGCCAGATTATCAAATTACCTTTCAATTTCATCCTAACGATTTTACTCAGGTAAATGCCGAGTTAAACAGAAAGATGGTAACGCAGGCAATCCAGTTAATGGAATTAAAAAATTCTGATATCGTGCTAGACTTATTTTGTGGACTGGGTAATTTTTCGCTTCCCATGGCTAAACATTGCTCTCAAGTTATCGGTGTCGAAGGCAATAAGAACATGGTTGAAAGAGCCTATATGAATGCCAAGTCTAATCATATTACCAATGTGGATTTTTATGTCGCTAATCTTGATGATGTGATGGAAGTTAGGAATCTGGTTAATACGTCTTTTAGCAAGGTTTTAATCGATCCCCCCCGGTCTGGTGCGCTTGAAATTGCAAAACAAATTGATGCAATTGATCCCGAGCGCATAGTATATGTATCCTGTAACCCGATAACATTAGCTCGAGATACAGATATATTGGTTAATCAAAAAGGTTACGTTTTGATAACAGCTGGGGTAATGGATATGTTTCCTCATACAGCGCATGTCGAGTCTATAGCCTTGTTTCAAAAAGGATAA
- a CDS encoding MFS transporter, with amino-acid sequence MKKNIIMFIVSCAMFMEAIDTTILNTAIPVIAHSLEVNPIDLKLALISYLLSLAIFIPISGWIADKYGVKKVFIAAIGVFTLSSLWCGFTQSLWELVLARIIQGLGGSLTVPVGRLIILRTCKRHELITKMSIVVMIASLGMLLGPLLGGIITDYFSWRWIFWVNIPVGIIAMFLSHKLLPTILPRSVPPLDKSGFVLFGAGLAFLTLGLSLFSETKADISYSVLIILLSALLLIGYTRHSRNKSNPIIKVTLLNIRTFRIAVFGNLLTRLSFGGIPFLLPLLFQIILEYSPQLSGLLLTPVALGVFLVKPLSFSILRKLGYKKLLILNTALVCFSLWSFATINQSTSVIYIGFLTFLYGFFIALQYTGMNSLAYANIDDNDMSYATSIMSTVQQLSQSFGVAISALLVSLFTVQISQHFVLTVKIFHLTFFALGILTIFSGLVFTSLKKEDGKELIESPT; translated from the coding sequence ATGAAGAAAAATATTATTATGTTTATTGTATCATGCGCCATGTTTATGGAGGCGATTGATACAACTATTCTCAACACAGCAATCCCTGTGATTGCTCATAGTTTAGAGGTCAATCCCATTGATCTCAAACTTGCGCTCATTAGCTATCTTTTAAGTTTGGCAATCTTTATTCCTATAAGTGGATGGATTGCTGATAAATATGGTGTAAAAAAGGTATTTATAGCTGCTATCGGTGTCTTTACCTTAAGTTCCTTATGGTGTGGATTCACTCAAAGCCTTTGGGAATTGGTATTAGCTAGAATTATACAAGGTTTGGGCGGCTCACTAACCGTGCCTGTTGGACGTTTAATTATTCTCAGAACTTGTAAGCGTCACGAATTAATCACAAAGATGAGTATAGTCGTCATGATTGCATCTCTAGGCATGCTACTTGGTCCCTTGCTGGGCGGTATTATTACTGATTATTTTTCATGGCGCTGGATATTTTGGGTTAATATCCCTGTTGGCATAATCGCTATGTTTTTATCTCATAAACTGCTTCCAACTATCCTGCCCAGATCAGTCCCGCCTTTGGATAAATCAGGATTTGTATTGTTTGGAGCCGGCCTGGCCTTCTTAACTTTAGGTTTATCTCTGTTTAGTGAGACTAAAGCAGATATCAGCTACTCTGTTTTAATTATCCTTTTATCTGCCTTACTGTTAATTGGATATACCAGACATTCTCGTAACAAGAGTAATCCTATAATAAAAGTTACTTTATTAAATATAAGAACATTTCGTATTGCGGTATTTGGAAATTTATTAACTCGTTTAAGTTTCGGGGGAATCCCCTTTTTATTGCCATTACTCTTTCAAATTATTTTAGAATACTCCCCCCAGTTGTCAGGATTGTTACTAACGCCAGTAGCATTGGGTGTGTTCCTGGTTAAGCCATTATCATTCTCTATCTTACGAAAATTAGGCTATAAAAAATTACTCATTTTAAATACAGCTTTAGTTTGTTTTTCTTTATGGTCCTTTGCCACCATCAATCAAAGTACTTCTGTCATCTACATTGGTTTTTTAACATTTCTTTATGGATTTTTCATTGCGTTACAATACACAGGGATGAACTCTCTTGCGTATGCGAATATTGACGATAATGATATGAGCTATGCAACAAGTATTATGAGTACAGTCCAACAGTTATCCCAAAGTTTTGGGGTAGCAATTTCTGCCCTGCTGGTGAGTTTATTCACTGTCCAGATTTCGCAGCATTTTGTTTTAACAGTTAAGATTTTTCATCTAACCTTTTTTGCTTTAGGGATACTTACAATTTTTTCAGGATTGGTATTTACCAGCTTAAAGAAAGAGGATGGAAAGGAACTAATTGAGTCACCTACCTAG
- a CDS encoding YbhB/YbcL family Raf kinase inhibitor-like protein: MSLLLTSPAFEHNDFIPDEFTCHGLDRPPPLEWGNAPPNTQSYVLIMDDPDALGGLWVHWVLFNIPASYNELDAAIDVPDSAISVKNSWGKTGYGGPCPPSGTHRYYFRLYALDTFLSLDEKATKKDVEYAMQGHILETSELICKYTKI; encoded by the coding sequence TTGAGTTTATTATTAACAAGCCCGGCATTTGAACATAACGATTTTATTCCTGATGAATTTACTTGCCATGGATTGGATCGCCCTCCACCGCTCGAGTGGGGAAACGCCCCGCCAAATACCCAATCCTATGTATTAATTATGGATGATCCGGATGCGTTAGGAGGATTATGGGTTCACTGGGTTTTATTCAACATACCGGCAAGTTATAACGAACTGGATGCAGCGATAGATGTACCCGACTCAGCGATAAGCGTTAAGAATAGTTGGGGCAAAACAGGTTACGGCGGACCATGCCCACCAAGCGGAACACATCGATATTATTTTAGGTTATATGCTTTGGATACCTTTTTATCTCTGGATGAAAAAGCAACAAAGAAAGACGTTGAATATGCTATGCAAGGCCATATTCTTGAGACAAGTGAGCTCATTTGTAAATATACTAAAATCTAA
- a CDS encoding Mth938-like domain-containing protein, giving the protein MNINLETAEQHAVQAYSDKKIQINSIIYESSLIVSKKEIITDFVIKDIQDINDSYIDLLLGSNPELIIIGHLQTGNILPVTLISQLSQKRIGIECMSIGAACRTYNVLLSEHRAVVAGFIF; this is encoded by the coding sequence ATGAATATCAATCTAGAAACTGCAGAGCAACATGCAGTACAAGCTTACAGCGATAAAAAGATTCAGATTAATTCCATAATTTATGAAAGTAGTTTAATTGTTTCCAAGAAAGAAATCATTACTGATTTTGTAATTAAAGATATCCAGGATATAAATGATTCATACATTGATTTATTATTGGGAAGCAATCCTGAATTAATTATTATTGGCCATCTGCAAACAGGCAACATATTACCTGTCACTTTAATCAGTCAATTATCACAAAAAAGAATTGGTATCGAATGCATGTCCATAGGTGCCGCTTGTAGAACTTATAACGTCTTATTGAGCGAACACCGAGCAGTTGTTGCAGGATTTATCTTCTAA
- the alaC gene encoding alanine transaminase, whose product MSQFPRIKRLPPYVFNTINQLKMEARARGEDIIDFGMGNPDQPTPPHIVNKLIEVAQRPDTHRYSMSKGIPRLRRAMATWYLRHYDVHLDSEKQILATIGSKEGLAHLALAISGPGDTVLVPDPAYPIHTYGFIIAGANVKQIPLIDEIQFLAAVEDAINRTWPKPKALVLNFPANPSTHCVEYEFFEKVVDLAKRNNIWIIHDLAYADIVFDGYKAPSILQVPGAIDIAIETYSMSKSYNMPGWRVGFACGNEELVAALTRIKSYLDYGTFTPIQVAAITALEGPDDCVLEIRNLYEKRRNLLCDGLNDIGWEVSKPKGTMFVWAPIPLNYRAMGSLEFSKYLLKEAQVAVSPGIGFGQQGDGYVRFGLIENKDRIRQALRNLKALFKRDGLLKAI is encoded by the coding sequence ATGAGTCAATTTCCACGCATTAAACGCTTACCCCCTTATGTATTCAATACAATAAACCAGCTTAAGATGGAAGCACGGGCGCGAGGAGAGGATATTATAGACTTTGGTATGGGAAATCCTGATCAGCCAACTCCGCCTCATATTGTTAATAAGCTTATAGAGGTTGCTCAAAGACCTGATACGCATCGATATTCAATGTCGAAAGGAATCCCGAGATTACGTCGAGCGATGGCAACGTGGTACCTGCGCCATTATGATGTTCATCTGGACAGTGAAAAACAAATATTAGCTACAATAGGGTCTAAAGAGGGACTTGCTCATTTGGCTTTGGCAATTTCGGGCCCTGGTGATACGGTGCTTGTTCCTGACCCCGCTTATCCTATCCATACCTATGGGTTTATCATTGCTGGCGCTAATGTAAAGCAAATACCTTTAATCGATGAGATTCAATTTTTGGCTGCTGTTGAAGATGCTATTAACAGAACCTGGCCAAAACCCAAAGCCTTGGTTTTAAATTTTCCGGCAAATCCAAGTACTCACTGTGTTGAATATGAATTTTTTGAAAAGGTGGTTGATCTTGCCAAGCGTAATAATATTTGGATTATTCATGATTTGGCATATGCGGATATAGTTTTTGATGGGTATAAAGCCCCTTCAATTTTACAAGTTCCTGGTGCTATAGACATTGCAATAGAAACTTACTCAATGTCCAAATCTTATAATATGCCTGGCTGGCGTGTTGGGTTTGCTTGTGGTAATGAAGAGTTAGTGGCTGCCTTAACACGTATAAAATCCTACTTGGATTATGGTACTTTTACTCCAATCCAGGTTGCTGCTATTACAGCACTGGAAGGTCCTGATGACTGTGTGTTGGAAATAAGAAATCTTTATGAAAAACGGCGTAATCTTTTGTGTGATGGATTAAATGACATTGGCTGGGAAGTGAGCAAACCTAAAGGTACCATGTTTGTTTGGGCACCTATTCCTCTCAATTACCGTGCTATGGGGTCACTTGAATTCAGTAAATATTTATTGAAGGAAGCTCAAGTCGCTGTTTCACCCGGCATAGGTTTTGGACAGCAGGGCGACGGTTATGTCCGATTCGGCTTAATTGAAAATAAAGACAGAATAAGACAGGCCTTAAGAAATTTAAAAGCCTTGTTTAAAAGAGATGGTTTGCTAAAGGCTATTTAA